The Sesamum indicum cultivar Zhongzhi No. 13 linkage group LG6, S_indicum_v1.0, whole genome shotgun sequence genome has a segment encoding these proteins:
- the LOC105163221 gene encoding auxin-binding protein T92-like — MDCQWLIFLTALLFSATTDASHCANHGVDIVRNISEEGQDSYGIPGLSHTTVAGSLMHGLKEVEVWLQTIASGAATPIHRHSCEEIFVVVKGSGTLYLASNSDQNHPGTPQAYPIFTNSTFHIPVDDVHQVWNTNEQEDLQVLVVISRPPMKLFIYDDWFMPHTAAKLKFPIFWDEKCYQTRATKDEL, encoded by the exons ATGGACTGTCAATGGCTCATTTTCTTGACAGCCCTCTTATTTTCAGCCACGACCGACGCTTCCCACTGTGCAAACCACG GAGTTGATATAGTGCGGAATATCAGTGAGGAGGGACAGGACAGCTATGGTATCCCTGGCTTATCTCATACGACTGTTGCCGGTTCACTCATGCACGGTCTAAAGGAG GTTGAGGTATGGCTTCAAACAATTGCTTCAGGAGCTGCAACACCAATTCACAGGCACTCTTGCGAGGAAATCTTTGTGGTTGTAAAGGGTAGTGGGACTCTGTATCTCGCCTCTAATTCAGATCAAAACCATCCTGGAACTCCACAAGCGTACCCGATCTTCACAAATAGTACATTTCATATTCCTGTTGATGATGTTCATCAG GTCTGGAACACAAATGAACAAGAGGATTTACAAGTTCTAGTTGTCATATCCCGACCACCAATGAAATT GTTCATATACGATGATTGGTTCATGCCACACACTGCTGCCAAATTGAAATTTCCCATCTTCTGGGATGAAAAATGTTACCAAACTCGTGCAACGAAAGACGAGCTTTGA
- the LOC105163223 gene encoding auxin-binding protein T85-like gives MDYQWLIFFTALLFSATADASGCANDGFDVVRNISEVEQGSFGRAGLSHATLAGALMHGLKEVEVWFNTVAPGSGTPIHRHSCEEIFVVLKGSGTLYIAPSNPDLDHPGTPQEYPIFANSTFHVAGGIVHQVRNTNEHEDLQCLVAISKPPMKVFMYKDWFTPHTAAKMVFPMFWDEKCYQKHPKKDEL, from the exons ATGGACTATCAATGGCTCATTTTCTTCACCGCCCTCTTATTCTCAGCCACCGCCGACGCTTCCGGCTGTGCAAACGACG GATTTGATGTAGTGCGGAATATCAGTGAGGTGGAACAGGGCAGCTTTGGTAGAGCAGGCTTATCTCATGCCACTCTTGCCGGTGCACTCATGCACGGTTTAAAGGAG GTCGAGGTATGGTTTAACACAGTTGCTCCAGGATCTGGAACACCGATTCACAGGCACTCGTGCGAGGAAATCTTTGTGGTTCTAAAGGGTAGCGGGACACTGTATATCGCGCCGTCTAATCCAGATCTAGACCATCCTGGAACTCCCCAAGAGTACCCCATCTTTGCTAATAGTACATTTCATGTTGCAGGTGGTATTGTTCATCAG GTCAGGAACACAAATGAACATGAAGATTTACAATGTCTAGTTGCCATATCCAAGCCACCTATGAAAGT GTTCATGTACAAGGACTGGTTCACGCCACACACTGCTGCCAAAATGGTATTTCCCATGTTTTGGGATGAGAAATGTTATCAAAAGCATCCGAAGAAAGATGAGCTTTGA
- the LOC105163224 gene encoding exosome complex component RRP4 homolog, which translates to MRGLQLSLNKGQKLRLDRALERLESLSSKANSDASVTVADNISVDYEDAILKGHGTAEMDGRVVATLCGVVERVNKLVYVRTLRARYKPEVGDIIVGRVIEVAPKRWRLEINFSQDAVLMLSSMNLPDGIQRRRTAVDELNMRSIFEENDVICAEVRGFQHDGCLHLQARSQKYGKLKRGQLLTISPYLVKKRKQHFHYLDQYGIDLILGCNGFVWVGEHVEVKDDMVEDLSNKSEQQNVKSWNMMGDEEVEEIYTPPETRQNICRTANAIRVLSTLGFMITVEVVMEVVNLSISLDLDIHEMLGAEFYVIVAEKEAERRSMSTKRR; encoded by the exons ATGAGAGGATTGCAGTTGTCATTGAACAAAGGCCAGAAGTTGAGACTTGATAGAGCGTTAGAACGGTTGGAATCTCTCTCCTCTAAAGCAAATTCCGACGCCTCCGTCACTGTTGCCGACAACATTTCCGTCGACTATGAAGACGCCATCCTCAA GGGCCATGGGACGGCGGAGATGGACGGTCGCGTTGTGGCGACTCTCTGTGGAGTGGTGGAGCGCGTGAATAAGCTCGTCTATGTTCGGACTTTGAGGGCGAG GTACAAGCCTGAGGTTGGTGATATCATCGTCGGGCGTGTTATTGAG GTTGCACCAAAGCGCTGGAGACTGGAGATCAACTTCAGTCAGGACGCAGTGCTGATGCTTTCTTCAATGAACTTACCAGATGGTATCCAG AGACGGAGAACTGCAGTTGATGAACTGAACATGCGCAGcatatttgaagaaaatgatgTTATATGT gCTGAAGTTCGAGGCTTCCAGCATGACGGCTGCCTACACCTGCAAGCAAGAAGCCAGAAGTACGGAAAG CTCAAGAGAGGTCAACTACTTACAATTTCCCCTTATCTAGTGAAGAAGCGTAAACAGCACTTCCACTACCTAGACCAATATGGAATTGACTTGATACTCGGCTGTAATGGATTCGTTTGGGTTGGTGAACATGTTGAAGTGAAAGATGACATGGTAGAGGATCTATCAAACAAATCCGAGCAACAAAATGTGAAATCTTGGAATATGATGGGTGATGAAGAagtagaagaaatatatacaCCACCTGAGACTAGACAAAACATATGCAGGACTGCTAATGCCATCAGAGTATTGTCTACCTTGGGCTTCATGATTACAGTAGAAGTCGTCATGGAAGTTGTCAATCTGAGTATCTCTTTGGATCTTGACATACATGAGATGCTTGGTGCAGAGTTCTATGTTATTGTTGCTGAGAAAGAAGCCGAACGTAGAAGCATGTCGACAAAAAGGAGATGA
- the LOC105163225 gene encoding probable galacturonosyltransferase-like 4, protein MAFCWSNASVPILGLLSLLLLLLLLFLLPPHHHHHDELHAPPPSAAVITYPLSFREAPEFRNGETCSSSLNSTIHIAMTLDGNYLRGTMAAVLSILRHSTCPENVAFHFLWVRHEAEVLSRLKSTFPYLSFKVYTFDAKRVRGLISKSIRQALDQPLNYARIYLGEILPQEVKRLIYLDSDIVMVDNVAKLWGVDLKENVLAAPEYCHANFTRYFSQEFWSDSELSRTFEGRQPCYFNTGVMVVDVEKWRNGNYTQKVEDWMVVQKQKRIYHLGSLPPFLLVLAGNIEPVDHRWNQHGLGGDNIEGKCRGLNPGPISLLHWSGKGKPWLRLDSKRPCSVDHLWAPYDLYRMSKHSFEE, encoded by the coding sequence ATGGCCTTCTGCTGGAGCAACGCCTCCGTTCCAATCCTCGGCCTCCTGTCtctgctcctcctcctcctcctcctctttctGCTTCccccccaccaccaccaccatgaTGAGCTCCATGCCCCGCCGCCATCAGCAGCCGTCATCACATACCCTTTATCTTTCCGTGAGGCCCCGGAGTTTAGGAATGGAGAAACATGCTCCTCGAGCCTTAACTCCACCATTCATATTGCCATGACCCTTGATGGTAACTATCTCCGTGGAACAATGGCGGCGGTGCTCTCAATTTTGCGGCATTCCACCTGCCCGGAAAATGTGGCTTTCCATTTTCTGTGGGTGAGGCATGAGGCGGAGGTATTGTCACGCCTCAAATCCACATTCCCTTATCTCAGTTTCAAAGTTTACACCTTTGATGCGAAAAGGGTTCGTGGGTTGATTTCCAAGTCGATTCGGCAAGCTTTGGACCAGCCCTTAAACTATGCTAGAATTTATCTTGGCGAGATACTGCCACAAGAAGTTAAGCGCTTGATTTATCTTGATTCTGATATTGTGATGGTGGATAATGTTGCCAAGCTTTGGGGGGTGGATTTGAAGGAAAATGTCCTGGCTGCACCAGAATATTGCCACGCAAACTTCACGAGATATTTCTCCCAGGAATTCTGGTCGGACTCAGAGTTGTCGAGAACATTTGAAGGGCGGCAGCCCTGTTATTTCAACACGGGGGTGATGGTTGTGGATGTGGAGAAGTGGAGAAATGGGAATTATACTCAGAAAGTTGAGGATTGGATGGTTGTTCAGAAGCAGAAGAGAATTTATCACTTGGGTTCTTTGCCACCGTTCTTGCTTGTTTTGGCAGGAAATATTGAGCCTGTTGATCACAGGTGGAATCAGCATGGATTGGGTGGTGATAATATTGAAGGAAAATGCAGGGGCTTGAATCCTGGCCCGATTAGCCTCCTTCATTGGAGTGGCAAGGGGAAGCCTTGGCTGAGGTTGGATTCAAAAAGACCTTGTAGTGTTGATCATTTATGGGCTCCTTATGATCTTTATCGTATGTCCAAGCATTCTTTTGAAGAATGA
- the LOC105163226 gene encoding uncharacterized protein LOC105163226, which translates to MNFFKSLLSDDPDPPDPQIVRESDANSALKPPRDGGNSIDVADGGPDDGWSFGGLIRTFAVQSESLIETYRKDLEEFGSGLKKETEILRETASRAVKDLPASLEASATAAHGALDGVLKSTAEIISKEALFGSDGEPETPETNRSKNSSRYSWFEAQLSAIQSDSSTFLEEPEDGEEYRKWKLGFQLEQNRDEIDSLIVGNGVLEDVYTRVVPSAVDPEIFWCRYFYRVYKLKQQESVRANLVKRVISVDDDEELSWDVDEDEDEVEVEVGNGGYQADLKVKGGVGEGDNAAGDGSSKIVEKQEDVNIGSQYEKGGGNVDEDNGENSNVGESGKSSGVDASFVEKEVKSEEGAGVKKDEQLKSEESVQDKKDDKVGMEEKGEFVKKSDAQMASSDQPKVEEEDMGWDEIEDIGSGNEKRISATARGGSPNRGDLRKRLSAAEDDEDLNWDIEDDDEPVKA; encoded by the coding sequence ATGAATTTCTTCAAATCCCTTCTATCAGACGATCCGGACCCTCCCGATCCCCAAATTGTTCGCGAATCTGACGCGAATTCCGCACTCAAACCACCTCGTGACGGTGGTAATTCGATCGACGTGGCTGACGGAGGTCCTGATGATGGTTGGAGTTTCGGGGGTTTAATCAGAACTTTTGCAGTCCAATCCGAATCGTTGATCGAAACATACCGTAAGGATCTCGAGGAATTCGGGTCGGGTCTAAAGAAGGAGACCGAGATACTCCGTGAGACCGCGAGCCGAGCCGTGAAGGATCTCCCAGCATCGCTGGAAGCCAGCGCTACAGCTGCGCATGGTGCGCTGGACGGAGTGCTGAAGTCAACGGCTGAGATCATTTCAAAAGAGGCTCTTTTTGGGTCGGATGGGGAACCCGAGACACCAGAAACAAATAGAAGTAAGAATTCGAGTCGGTATAGTTGGTTCGAGGCGCAGTTGAGTGCAATTCAAAGTGATTCGAGTACTTTTCTTGAAGAGCCGGAGGATGGGGAGGAGTATAGGAAGTGGAAGTTAGGGTTTCAGTTGGAGCAGAATAGGGATGAGATTGACAGTTTGATAGTGGGAAATGGAGTTTTGGAGGATGTTTATACAAGGGTTGTTCCAAGTGCTGTTGATCCTGAGATTTTTTGGTGCAGATACTTCTATAGAGTTTATAAGCTCAAGCAGCAGGAGAGTGTGAGGGCGAATCTTGTAAAGAGGGTGATTTcagttgatgatgatgaggagttGTCATGGGATGttgatgaggatgaggatgaggtTGAGGTTGAGGTTGGTAACGGGGGCTATCAAGCAGATCTGAAGGTGAAAGGAGGAGTTGGAGAGGGAGATAATGCAGCAGGTGATGGAAGTTCAAAAATTGTCGAGAAACAAGAGGATGTGAACATTGGATCACAATATGAGAAGGGAGGGGGTAATGTCGACGAAGATAATGGTGAAAATAGCAATGTGGGTGAGTCGGGTAAGAGTTCTGGTGTGGATGCATCATTTGTTGAGAAAGAAGTCAAGTCTGAAGAAGGTGCCGGAGTGAAAAAGGATGAGCAACTGAAATCTGAAGAAAGTGTCCAAGATAAGAAAGACGATAAAGTGGGCATGGAGGAGAAAGgtgaatttgttaaaaaaagtgATGCTCAAATGGCGTCTAGTGATCAGCCAaaggtggaggaggaggataTGGGGTGGGATGAAATTGAGGATATTGGGAGTGGTAATGAGAAAAGAATTTCAGCCACTGCTCGTGGTGGGAGCCCCAACAGAGGTGACCTGCGGAAGCGGTTGAGTGCTGCTGAAGATGACGAGGATTTGAATTGGGATATTGAGGATGATGATGAGCCAGTGAAAGCTTGA
- the LOC105163227 gene encoding uncharacterized protein LOC105163227: MPPAAGVLPQGDRIPMKPMVVPAVVQQPQLPMMTAASEAFAKDAIIAWFRGEFAAANAIIDALCCHLTQLEGGAGVYESAFAAIHRRRLNWIPILQMQKYYSIADVTLELNKVAEKKKAENIDVEVRKIQEVVDDGDCTAAINDKEKQKEKNLESSLENNENSGGEVVDEDFTSEITDTGSQEVQPFSEHMDLCSNHDQCEARREQIKMTKGFVAKEPVKGHMVNVVRGLKLYEDIFTDVELSKLNDFVNELQVAGRNGELSGETFILYNQQTKGNRRELVQLGVPIFGHIKEDETNKFQKSYIEPIPALLRGVIDHLIQWRLIPESRKPNSCIINFFDEGEYSQPFLKPPHLEQPLSTLLLSESTMAFGRMLVSDGEGNYRGPLMLSLKEGSLLVMRGNSSDTARHVMCSSLNKRVSITFFRVRTVDSNPSEITPLSKAMTLWQPGVPSPCTIPNGYEPMNMIPKWGLMRTPMVMLAPVRPVVMSPRRVPRGGTGVYLPWTVGSRKHAKHLPPRAQRGRYLALTSPSDAHKPETGCDSGATSP; the protein is encoded by the exons ATGCCGCCGGCGGCCGGCGTATTGCCACAGGGCGATCGGATTCCAATGAAGCCAATGGTGGTGCCAGCGGTGGTGCAACAGCCTCAGCTTCCGATGATGACGGCGGCATCGGAGGCGTTCGCCAAAGACGCCATCATCGCGTGGTTCCGCGGTGAGTTTGCAGCAGCTAACGCCATCATCGATGCACTCTGCTGTCACCTCACGCAGCTGGAGGGTGGAGCCGGGGTGTACGAATCGGCTTTCGCGGCAATTCACCGCCGTAGATTGAACTGGATCCCGATTTTGCAGATGCAGAAGTATTACTCGATTGCTGACGTCACACTGGAGCTCAATAAAGTCGCCGAGAAGAAGAAAGCGGAGAATATTGACGTGGAAGTGAGGAAGATTCAGGAGGTGGTGGACGACGGTGACTGTACGGCGGCGATTAACGACAAAGAGAAACAGAAAGAGAAGAATCTGGAAAGTTCGTTGGAGAATAATGAAAACAGCGGAGGTGAGGTAGTGGATGAAGATTTCACGTCTGAAATTACAGACACAG GGTCTCAAGAAGTGCAGCCCTTTTCAGAACACATGGACCTATGTTCTAACCACGACCAATGTGAGGCGCGCCGTGAACAGATCAAGATGACAAAAGGGTTCGTAGCTAAGGAGCCAGTAAAAGGGCACATG GTGAATGTTGTTAGAGGTCTTAAGTTGTATGAAGACATATTCACTGATGTTGAGCTCTCTAAATTGAATGACTTTGTGAATGAACTCCAAGTTGCTGGTCGGAATGGTGAACTCTCAG GGGAAacctttattttatacaatcaGCAGACAAAAGGAAACAGGAGAGAGTTGGTCCAGCTTGGGGTTCCTATTTTCGGGCACATAAAAGAAgatgaaacaaataaattccagaaaa GCTATATTGAGCCAATCCCAGCGCTTCTCCGAGGTGTAATTGACCACTTGATTCAATGGCGTTTGATTCCAGAAAGTAGGAAACCAAACAGCTGCATCATTAACTTTTTCGATGAG GGGGAATATTCTCAACCATTTCTTAAACCACCTCACTTGGAGCAGCCTCTTTCGACCCTCCTCCTCTCTGAATCAACAATGGCTTTTGGTCGCATGCTTGTAAGTGATGGGGAAGGGAATTATAGAGGACCTCTCATGCTTTCTTTGAAGGAAGG GTCTCTTTTAGTCATGAGGGGAAATAGTTCTGATACAGCACGGCATGTTATGTGCTCCTCCCTAAACAAGAGGGTAAGCATTACTTTCTTCAGAGTTCGAACAGTAGACAGCAACCCATCGGAGATAACACCTTTGTCTAAAGCAATGACGTTATGGCAACCTGGCGTTCCATCTCCATGCACAATACCAAATGGCTATGAGCCAATGAATATGATCCCCAAATGGGGTCTCATGCGGACTCCTATGGTTATGTTAGCTCCAGTTCGCCCAGTGGTCATGAGCCCTAGAAGGGTTCCCCGTGGTGGTACAGGGGTGTActtgccatggaccgttggaTCACGAAAGCATGCAAAGCATCTTCCGCCACGCGCCCAGAGAGGACGTTATCTTGCTCTGACTTCCCCAAGTGACGCGCATAAACCTGAGACAGGTTGTGACTCAGGGGCAACCAGCCCTTAA